A single Phragmites australis chromosome 4, lpPhrAust1.1, whole genome shotgun sequence DNA region contains:
- the LOC133916536 gene encoding endo-1,4-beta-xylanase 5-like, with translation MRRPRFFALRAMEFLVVLWMVHCGNELVAAVPPDGWYDYSAYTDCRGQPEPALYNGGILKFGNSDDPDGYRTTETGVFSPAFVVYNLNKTTMYTFSCWVKLEGAYSALITARLAPDNAGARCIATVLARSDCWAFVKGGFVLDWPTQTSVIFFQNADKTPMKITVASGSLQPFTTDQWAMHQQDTIRKRRRRMATVHVADPRGGRVVGASVSVQQTAKDFPFGSAIASTILGNNAYQKWFVDRFNAAVFEDELKWYSTEPMSGLLRFDVPDQMLAFVRSHRVMVRGHNIFWENQDATPRWVKNLTADDLRSAVNARIQNLMTRYRGEFAHWDVNNEMLHYNFYEQRLGPNASMEFFSVAQDADPLATLFMNEYNVIETCDDPFSTVDTYVVKLKELRAGGAILEGVGLEGHFSKPNIPLMRAILDKLATLGLPIWFTEIDISNKFDAQTQAVYLEQVLREAYSHPAVSGIMLWTALHPNGCYQMCLTNWNLKNLPVGDVVDRLLNEWRTLRAGGPTDAHGAYSFNGYLGEYVLTVSYNNRSTQATFSLSPGDETRHINVQI, from the exons ATGAGGAGGCCTCGCTTTTTTGCTCTGCGTGCCATGGAGTTCCTCGTCGTGCTGTGGATGGTGCATTGCGGCAATGAGCTCGTTGCGGCGGTGCCTCCTG ATGGCTGGTACGATTACTCCGCCTACACCGAC TGCAGAGGCCAGCCGGAGCCGGCGCTCTACAACGGCGGCATTCTCAAGTTCGGCAACAGCGACGACCCGGATGGTTACCGCACGACAGAGACCGGCGTCTTCTCCCCGGCGTTCGTGGTCTACAACCTCAACAAGACCACGATGTACACCTTCTCAT GCTGGGTGAAGCTGGAAGGCGCATACTCAGCTCTGATCACCGCGAGGTTGGCACCAGACAACGCCGGCGCGAGGTGCATCGCGACGGTTCTTGCCAGGAGCGACTGCTGGGCCTTCGTCAAGGGCGGCTTCGTCCTAGACTGGCCGACCCAGACCTCTGTCATCTTCTTTCAG AACGCTGACAAGACCCCCATGAAGATCACCGTCGCGAGCGGCTCGCTGCAGCCGTTCACGACGGACCAGTGGGCGATGCACCAACAGGACACCATCCGGAAG aggaggcggcggatggCGACCGTCCACGTCGCCGATCCGCGAGGCGGCCGCGTGGTCGGCGCGTCGGTGTCGGTGCAGCAGACCGCCAAGGACTTCCCGTTCGGGTCGGCGATCGCCTCCACCATCCTGGGAAACAATGCTTATCAG AAATGGTTCGTGGACCGGTTCAACGCAGCCGTGTTCGAGGACGAGCTGAAGTGGTACTCGACGGAGCCCATGTCAGGGCTCCTCCGGTTCGACGTGCCGGATCAGATGCTGGCGTTCGTGCGGTCGCACCGCGTGATGGTGCGTGGGCACAACATCTTCTGGGAGAACCAGGACGCGACGCCCAGGTGGGTGAAGAATCTCACTGCGGACGACCTCCGGTCGGCGGTGAACGCGCGCATCCAGAACCTGATGACGCGGTACCGCGGCGAGTTCGCGCACTGGGACGTGAACAACGAGATGCTGCACTACAACTTCTACGAGCAGCGGCTGGGCCCCAACGCGTCGATGGAGTTCTTCAGCGTGGCGCAGGACGCGGACCCGCTGGCGACGCTCTTCATGAACGAGTACAACGTGATCGAGACCTGCGACGACCCCTTCTCCACCGTGGACACCTACGTGGTGAAGCTGAAGGAGCTCCGGGCCGGCGGCGCCATCCTGGAGGGCGTCGGGCTGGAGGGCCACTTCTCCAAGCCCAACATCCCGCTGATGCGCGCCATCCTCGACAAGCTCGCCACGCTGGGGCTGCCCATCTGGTTCACCGAGATCGACATCAGCAACAAGTTCGACGCGCAGACGCAGGCGGTGTACCTGGAGCAGGTGCTGAGGGAGGCGTACTCGCACCCGGCCGTGAGCGGCATCATGCTGTGGACGGCGCTGCACCCCAACGGGTGCTACCAGATGTGCCTCACGAACTGGAACCTCAAGAACCTGCCCGTGGGGGACGTCGTCGACCGGCTGCTGAACGAGTGGCGGACGCTGCGGGCGGGCGGCCCGACCGACGCGCACGGCGCCTACAGCTTCAACGGGTACCTGGGGGAGTACGTCCTCACGGTGAGCTACAACAACAGGTCGACGCAGGCCACCTTCTCGCTGTCTCCGGGAGACGAGACCAGGCACATCAACGTCCAGATATGA
- the LOC133916537 gene encoding acyl-CoA-binding domain-containing protein 5-like, which yields MKLFYELLLTAAVTLLAAFLLATLFAANDTPRRESGTDRAAAAAIAEEAAAVEVEERTIEVDEVKLSEGRAAAVPAEAEGWVEAEKAPAVVVAEEDPECLVEEEGVPVKAAHGVRVGAGVEEEGDVGEKRRDLTAAAAATGVVVEANPHVLGAEAVPREVLDVVGLEKGRSDDVVVKQRDLGAEVAPIEVLDARSEQQGVRVVEIADVLPLKTEAVEVKQHHLAAGVAPAAEVLDALLEEKSVHAIEVRPDELAAETASEEVLDVVSEKKEEQVVEVKEHGLAVEAAPQPVLDVPLAEKEDLQGQQPVEEAVDVHKEAQSKEEANCEAHSDDQSEQVVREEELVARKTDDVEVTHAGSSNVKVVTVLPVEEVTLQGPQEEDVEADMDFEEWEGIERSEVEKRFGVAAAFAASEAGAAALSKLDSDVQLQLQGLLKVAIDGPCYDSTQPLTLRPSSRAKWFAWQKLGNMHPEIAMEKYMNLLSENVPGWLGNETSDTKKREAGGYSEGPILTMTAATDQQRNQVNEDSTSIDKGRLTTYPNPEKGPSSDIPAE from the exons ATGAAGCTGTTCTACGAGCTGCTCCTCACGGCGGCGGTTaccctcctcgccgccttccTGCTGGCCACGCTCTTCGCCGCCAATGATACCCCGCGCCGCGAGAGCGGGACAgatcgcgccgccgccgccgcgatcgcggaggaggcggcggcggtggaggtggaggagaggacCATCGAGGTCGACGAGGTGAAGCTTAGCGAAGGGAGGGCGGCTGCGGTgccggcggaggcggaggggtGGGTTGAGGCGGAGAAGGCGCCGGCGGTGGTCGTGGCGGAGGAAGACCCGGAGTGCTTAGTCGAGGAGGAGGGTGTTCCGGTGAAGGCCGCTCATGGGGTGCGTGTTGGTGCtggagtggaggaggagggagatgtAGGCGAGAAGCGGCGTGATTTGACCGCTGCAGCTGCTGCGACAGGCGTGGTTGTTGAGGCGAACCCTCATGTGTTGGGCGCTGAGGCTGTTCCTAGGGAGGTTCTTGATGTGGTGGGGTTGGAGAAAGGGAGATCGGATGATGTTGTAGTGAAGCAGCGTGATCTGGGTGCCGAGGTTGCTCCCATTGAAGTTCTTGACGCGCGATCGGAGCAGCAGGGAGTTCGAGTTGTTGAAATTGCTGACGTGCTTCCCTTGAAAACGGAAGCTGTTGAAGTGAAACAACATCATCTGGCTGCTGGAGTTGCTCCTGCAGCAGAGGTTCTTGACGCATTATTGGAGGAGAAGAGCGTGCACGCTATTGAAGTGAGGCCGGATGAATTGGCTGCCGAGACTGCTTCTGAAGAGGTTCTTGACGTGGTatcagagaagaaggaagaacaaGTAGTCGAAGTGAAGGAGCATGGATTGGCTGTAGAGGCTGCTCCACAACCAGTTCTCGATGTGCCATTGGCAGAGAAGGAGGATCTTCAAGGTCAACAGCCTGTTGAAGAAGCTGTGGACGTACATAAAGAAGCGCAGAGCAAGGAGGAAGCTAACTGTGAGGCCCATTCGGATGATCAATCAGAACAAGTTGTTCGTGAAGAGGAGTTGGTGGCGAGAAAAACTGATGATGTCGAGGTTACCCATGCAGGCAGCTCTAATGTCAAAGTGGTTACTGTGTTGCCTGTGGAGGAAGTGACATTGCAAGGGCCGCAGGAGGAGGACGTTGAAGCAGACATGGACTTTGAGGAGTGGGAAGGGATTGAGAGGAGTGAGGTGGAGAAGAGGTTTGGTGTGGCAGCGGCATTTGCTGCTAGTGAGGCAGGGGCGGCTGCTCTGTCGAAGCTTGATAGTGACGTGCAGCTGCAGCTTCAAGGGCTCCTCAAGGTTGCCATTGATGGTCCCTGTTATGACTCTACGCAGCCACTTACACTGAGGCCTTCATCTCGCGCAAAATG GTTTGCTTGGCAAAAGTTAGGGAACATGCATCCTGAGATTGCTATGGAAAAATACATGAATCTTTTATCAGAAAATGTTCCAGGGTGGCTGGGAAACGAAACCTCG GACACAAAGAAGCGTGAAGCTGGTGGCTATTCTGAGGGTCCCATCTTAACGATGACTGCTGCAACTGATCAACAGAGAAATCAAGT GAATGAAGATAGTACTAGCATAGATAAAGGTCGCCTAACGACTTACCCTAACCCAGAGAAAG GTCCGAGCTCTGACATCCCTGCTGAATGA